A genomic region of Plasmodium malariae genome assembly, chromosome: 14 contains the following coding sequences:
- the PmUG01_14020500 gene encoding conserved Plasmodium protein, unknown function — translation MENEIVLSEKLEELKNLIYVDDTPFKHLDFVKVPCIPCCVLPGLSFLSNRALEECKNGYRKDEINESDEILIEYFYAKRLQKNSLVKIKFPECYEMAGALLSDATAACVGSLTHLYFELGNELCEILPENEWPVEKLEELLMIAELRRRIYLIKHNDQVDQTYLEGMTFMERKMFNSFSMGTDLDKQKATSNRQIFSFFEFDL, via the exons atggaaaatgaaATTGTTTTAAGCGAAAAATTAGAAgaacttaaaaatttaatatatgtggATGATACACCTTTCAAACATTTAGATTTCGTG AAAGTTCCTTGTATTCCATGTTGTGTCTTACCCGGTTTGTCATTCTTAAGCAATCGAGCTCTGGAGGAATGCAAAAACGGATATAGAAAAGATGAa ATAAATGAAAGCGATGAGATACtcattgaatatttttacgCAAAGCGATTACAAAAAAACAgtttagtaaaaataaaatttcctGAGTGTTACGAAATGGCTGGAGCTCTTTTGTCTGACGCCACAGCAGCATGCGTTGGAAGCTTAACTCATCTTTACTTCGAATTAGGGAACGAACTATGTgaaat ATTACCAGAAAACGAATGGCCCGTTGAAAAGTTAGAAGAGTTATTAATGATAGCAGAATTAAGAAGAAGAATCTATTTAATCAAACATAATGATCAAGTAGATCAAACCTATTTGGAAGGAATGACTTTCATGGAAaggaaaa TGTTTAATTCATTTTCCATGGGAACGGATTTGGACAAACAAAAAGCTACATCAAATAGGcaaatttttagttttttcgAGTTtgatttataa